A window of Chromohalobacter canadensis genomic DNA:
GCTGGCGCGTAGACGGCAAGACCCAGGGTGAGGCCAATCTGAGCTGGCAACAGGCGGGCCAGCAGTGGCATGCCGAGGGGCAGATCGATAGCCAACTGGATGTCACCGGCGAAGATGCTCGTGGCAACCCCTGGGAACTGCCGGACAGCCGCCTCGCGGCAACGTTCGATGCCACGCCATCTCGTGCCGATACACGCCTGACACTCGATCAGGGCGACACCGGGCAACTGGCGCTGTCGTTAGGGATTGACGATCCGCTGGGCGAGGCCGCCTTGGAAGGGCGCCTGCAAGTCAATGACATCGCCTTCGCTCCGTATCGTGCCCTCGTCGAAGGCTTGTCCGACCTCGAAGGGGCGCTCGCCGGCGATGTCACCTTCGCAGGGACATTGCGCCAACCCAGTCTCGATGGCGAGCTCACCGCCAAGGGCGTGAAAGCACGTGGCCCGGCCATTCCCGTCGCGATACGCGATGCCCGTCTTGGCATCGACTTCGCCGGACAACGTGCCGACCTCGACGGGTTCGTGGCCGGTGAGACAGGGCGGTTGAACCTGGAGGGTGAGGCCGGTTGGCAGGATCCCTCGGCTTGGCAGGCGCGTCTAGGCATCGAGGGGCAAGACGATCCGTTGCAGGTCAGCCTGCCAGACTTCGGGCGGTTGCGTGTCGCCCCGGATCTGCGTGTCGACGCCACCCCGGATCGCTTGCGTGTACGTGGCGATGTCGATGTTCCCTGGGCGCGCTTGGAGGTCGGCAAGATTCCGCCTTCCGCAGTGGCACCGAGTAGCGACGAGGTCATCATCACGCGCGAGGAGGATGCTGCCCAGCAAGAAGCCGCAGCATCGGGCGAGCAGAGCGAAGCCACGGCCCAAGCGCTCTCCGAGGCCGGTATGGCACTGGATATCAGCATCATGCTGCATCTCGGCCCGGACATGAGCCTCGAGGCCTATGGCCTCGAGACACAGTTGGCAGGCCAGCTCGAAGTACGCCAGGGCAGCGGGCCCGTGCAGTTGTTCGGCGATGTCAACTTGGTCGACGGCAGTTATACCGCGTTCGGGCAGGACTTGGTCATTCGTCAGGGGCAGATTCTGTTCAGCGGGCCGGCGTCCCAGCCGCGTCTGCAGTTCGAGGCGATTCGCAACCCCGATACCATCGAGGACGACGTGACCGCCGGGCTACGCGTCACGGGCCGTGCGGAGAATCCCCAATTGAGCATTTTCTCGGAACCCGCGATGTCCGAGAGCCGGGCCCTTTCCTATCTTCTCAGGGGTCGAGCGCCGGGCGACGACGGTGGCGATGGCGCGCTGACCTCGGCGCTGATCGGGCTCTCGCTGTCGCAGAGCGGCCGCGCCGTGGGCCAGCTCGGCCAGGCATTCGGTGTCGACGATTTAAGCCTCGACACCTCGGGCTCAGGCGAGGATAGTCAGGTCGTCGTCAGTGGCTATGTCTTCGATGACTTGAAAGTTGGCTATGGCGTTGGCATTTTCTCCCCCATCGCCGAGCTGACACTGCGCTACCGATTGATTCAGAACCTGTATCTGGAAGCGGTATCCGGCGCGGCTCAGGCACTCGATTTGATCTATACCTTCAGCCTCGGGCGCAGCAGCGCTTCGCCTTGAGGCCACTGCCGCATGGACACGCGGCATTGCGGCCAATGTCGAGGCGACGCCACTGGGCATCGCCGTCGACATAGAACCACTGGTCGGCATGGGTGGCGAAACGAAAGCGGCTGGTTTCGGTAAGACGCTGAAAGCCATTGGCGTCGATGAAATCGGCACTGAACGTCACCGTGCCTGTCGCGCCTTGTTGGGTGCTGTCATGGATGATCAGCTTCAGCCAGCATGCCTCGTGCGTGGCCAGTGAGTCACGGGTGGGGCATGTGGTGGGCTCCCAGGTAGCGATCAATGCATCATATGCATCGCACGCGAAGGCGCTATAGCGTGCCCGCATCAGCGCCTCGGGTGTCTTCGCCCGGCGCGGATCCTCATGGATCGGCGCACAGCATTCATCGAAGCGCCGTGGCTGCCCGCAGGGGCAGGTGTCGAACGCTTTTTTACTCATCGTCATGCGAGATTTTCCCTATGTGGCCACAAGAATCGCTCGAGCTTCCCACGCCGGAAACGGCACTCAAGGGGCGTGATACGCCCATACGTATTAGCGGCACTCATTATGTCAACGGTCGCTCGATGTTGTCGCCGTTCCCAGAAGGGCATGAAGAAATCGTGCTAGGACTGGGTTGCTTCTGGGGGGCCGAGCGCCTGTTCTGGGAAATGCCGGGTGTCTACGTGACGGCGGTAGGTTACGCCGGCGGCTATACGCCCAACCCAACCTATGAAGAAACCTGCACTGGGCATACCGGACACGCCGAGGTGGTCCACGTCGTGTTCGACCCCACCGAAATCGGGCTACCCGAATTGCTGCGTGCTTTCTGGGAGGCGCACGATCCGACGCAAGGCATGCAACAAGGCAACGACATCGGCAGCCAGTACCGCAGCGTCATCTACACCACGGATGAGTTACACCGCCCCCTGGTCGACAAGAGCTGGCAAGAATACGACCAGGCCCTTCGTCAGCAAGGTTTGGGGCATGTCACCACAGAAGTCGCACCGCTCGAGGCTTTTTACTACGCGGAAGAGTATCACCAGCAGTATCTGGCCAAGAATCCGGCCGGGTATTGTGGCCTCAAGGGCACCGGGGTGGCTTGCCCGGTAACGTGAAGCCTAGCTGTTCCTTAGTTGGGCCCCGCCGCCAGCGAGCGGTGGGGCACCAAATGCTCGGCCCAGCATTCCAGCTGCCATGCGACACGCCGCGCCAGCCAAGAGCCGAGTCGGCCCTGGCAGGACTCGACGAAGCCGACATGCCCGCCCTGGCGGGCGATTTCCAGTCGCACGGCATCGCCCGGGGCTGGCAGCCGGGAGAACAGATCGGCGGGCATAAAGGGGTCATCTGCGGCGTGTAAAATCAGGGTCGGCAGTTCTATGTCGCCCAACAGACGGCCGGCGGAAGCGCGCCGATAATAGTCACTGGCCGACTGAAAGCCGTGTAAGGGGGCTGTGACCGCGTTGTCGTATGCCCAGAACGTCTCCAGGCCCGCGAGCTGTCGCGCGCTGAGCGTTATCGGCAGGGGGCCGGCCGCCAGCTTGGTGGCGACCTTGCGTTTGAGGGCGTGGAGCAAATGACGCTGATAGACGCGGGCAAAGCCGCGGTTGAGGGCATCGGCACTAGCCGCTAGATCGAGTGGCGCACTGATGGCGATAGCTCCGGCCAGATCGAGTCCGTCGCCGCCTTGCTCGGCCACCAACTTGAGAAGCATGTTGCCCCCCAGTGAAACACCGGCCGCCACTTTGATGGCGCGTGGATAACGTAGCGCCAACTGTCCGATGACCCAATAGGCATCCGCCGTATCGCCCGAATGATAGGCTCGGGCAAGCCGATTGGGCGCCTGCCCACAGCCACGAAAGTGCATCAATACCGCCCGCCATCCCATCTCACTCGCCGCGCACATCAACTCGCGTGCATACGGGGAGTCGAACGATCCTTCCAAACCATGAAACAGCACGAACACCGGTGCGTCCGCTCGTGTGGGGGCCGGCTGGGCCCAGGCCAGCTCGACGAAGTCGCCATCGGGTAGGTTAATAATTTCCGTTTCACGCGCCAGCGGAGGCAAACGGAGAAAGCGGGGCAACAGGGTCTGCACATGGCGATTACCCAGCCCTCGTGGCGCACAAAAATCAGCGGAAAATAGCGTACGTGACATCGGCGTGACTCTTGTGAATCTATCTGTAGCTTAGGCGCTGTCTGAAAAGTCGGCGAGCGAAGGACAGACAAGGCAAAAATCGGCGAAAGAGCGGAGTTTACGCGTTGTAAATGAGCATCTTGAGTCGATTTTTAACGCTGTATGGGTAAGCGCAGGCATTTTTCAGGCAATGCCTAACGCGTTGCGCTTGCTCGGCAAGCACCTTCAGGCGTTGGAGTACGTTGCCTCGAGTTGTTGCCATAAACCGAGCAAACCGGGGTGACGTGAATCCTGGCGTGCGTACAAACGCAGATCCATCGGGACATCCCAGCGCTCATCGCCAGCGCGCACCAATTCGCCATTGGCCATCGGCGTGATCACGCTGCGTTGCGGCAGCCAACCAAGCCCGTAGCCTTGTATCACCAGCTCGCGAATATTGGTGGCCTGCACACTTTCATTGAGCGTGTTCAGGTAGACGGGCGCCGGCTGGCGGCCGAGGTGCGCCTCGAGCGCGGCCGCCATCAATCCGCGTGGGTGAAAGGCGATCAGCGGTTGAGGCTGGCGGCGCGTTCCCGGTAACGAGAAGCGTGAGCGCCCCTCGGCATCGGGGGCGCTGACCGGAACGAGCCGCTCTTCGCCTAGGCTTAGGTATTTAAGCTCGCTCATTTCCAGATCGAGGGCTATCCGCCCGCGTGGCCAGTACAATAGCGCTAAATCACATTCGCTGCGTTCCAGTCCATGTAGATAATCGCCGATCAGCCAGCT
This region includes:
- a CDS encoding YchJ family protein, translated to MTMSKKAFDTCPCGQPRRFDECCAPIHEDPRRAKTPEALMRARYSAFACDAYDALIATWEPTTCPTRDSLATHEACWLKLIIHDSTQQGATGTVTFSADFIDANGFQRLTETSRFRFATHADQWFYVDGDAQWRRLDIGRNAACPCGSGLKAKRCCARG
- the msrA gene encoding peptide-methionine (S)-S-oxide reductase MsrA — encoded protein: MWPQESLELPTPETALKGRDTPIRISGTHYVNGRSMLSPFPEGHEEIVLGLGCFWGAERLFWEMPGVYVTAVGYAGGYTPNPTYEETCTGHTGHAEVVHVVFDPTEIGLPELLRAFWEAHDPTQGMQQGNDIGSQYRSVIYTTDELHRPLVDKSWQEYDQALRQQGLGHVTTEVAPLEAFYYAEEYHQQYLAKNPAGYCGLKGTGVACPVT
- a CDS encoding hydrolase yields the protein MSRTLFSADFCAPRGLGNRHVQTLLPRFLRLPPLARETEIINLPDGDFVELAWAQPAPTRADAPVFVLFHGLEGSFDSPYARELMCAASEMGWRAVLMHFRGCGQAPNRLARAYHSGDTADAYWVIGQLALRYPRAIKVAAGVSLGGNMLLKLVAEQGGDGLDLAGAIAISAPLDLAASADALNRGFARVYQRHLLHALKRKVATKLAAGPLPITLSARQLAGLETFWAYDNAVTAPLHGFQSASDYYRRASAGRLLGDIELPTLILHAADDPFMPADLFSRLPAPGDAVRLEIARQGGHVGFVESCQGRLGSWLARRVAWQLECWAEHLVPHRSLAAGPN
- a CDS encoding LysR family transcriptional regulator; the encoded protein is MEIRWLEDFIVLARERHFSRAADAQNVTQPTFSRRIKLLEEEMGTTLINRQTLPLSLTPAGEEFLALCEQITERVRLTRDRLQSIATDEARRILLAAPQSLVSNFLPGWLEQHALTPAISPYLRATSWLIGDYLHGLERSECDLALLYWPRGRIALDLEMSELKYLSLGEERLVPVSAPDAEGRSRFSLPGTRRQPQPLIAFHPRGLMAAALEAHLGRQPAPVYLNTLNESVQATNIRELVIQGYGLGWLPQRSVITPMANGELVRAGDERWDVPMDLRLYARQDSRHPGLLGLWQQLEATYSNA